TGAACCTGCCAAAAAAACGTGCGCCAATCAATGTAGTCTGGATAAAACAGACCTCACGGGCGTTATTTCTTCTTTGCCCGATTGCTCTACAGCTAAGTATGTGGTGGGCGTTTTGTCGCCTTTTACAAAGATAAATTGGTCGCTGCGCCGTTATGTCTATGCTTCTAATCATGGTTTGACTCGCTGGGACAAACTGTATTTCAGAATAGAAAAAATTCCTAAGTATTTGTTGTATAGAGTTTTAATTATTTGATAAGTTGATGGAAATTGCTCGCACAGACACTTAAATATTTATTCAATCAATTTTAAAACTTTATATAAAAATGGATATGTTATTAAAATCTTTAGCCGCAGTATTAGTGTTCGCGTATTTTGGCCTTTCGGCTTGTGAGGCACAAACCAAAACGCAGTCTTTGACCTTTAAAGTTTGGGGGAATTGCGAAATGTGTCAGGAGACCATAGAAAAATCTTTGGACGTGAAAGGCGTGAAATCGGCCAGTTGGAACAAAGACACCAAGATGCTGACCGTAGTGTTTAACAACGAAAAGATACAAGAAAGCAAGCTTCATGAGCTAATTGCAGCCTCAGGATACGACACCGAAAAGGCGAAAGGAAGTGACGACGCTTACGGCAAATTGCCTGATTGTTGCCAGTACACAAGAAAAAAATAAAAATTTTTTCACACAAACCCTGCTGATTATCAGTAGGGTTTTATTTTTTCTCAAAATTTTTTTCAGAAAATATTTGACATTTAAAAATAACCGCCTACTTTTGCAACTCCTTTTACAAGGTACACGAAAAACAAACAATGTTTGGGAGCATTCCAGAGCGGCCAAATGGGACAGACTGTAAATCTGTTGACGTATGTCTTCGGTGGTTCGAATCCACCTGCTCCCACCACCAAACAAGTCATAAGCGGGCGTAGCTCAGTTGGTAGAGCGACAGCCTTCCAAGCTGTAGGTCGCGGGTTCGAGCCTCGTCGCCCGCTCTTTTTTAGTATATGAAAATTACTAATTAAAGCCGACGTAGCTCAGGGGTAGAGCACTTCCTTGGTAAGGAAGAGGTCGTGGGTTCAATTCCCATCGTTGGCTCTCGCTTATAACAAGTGTCTATCCGTCCCTGAAGATTAAGCTCACAATCAAATTCTAATAAATTTCATTCAAATCAACTAAAACAGAGGATTTTCAAATATGGCTAAAGAACAATTTGACCGCTCCAAGCCCCACGTTAATATTGGAACAATCGGTCACGTTGACCACGGCAAAACAACTTTGACTGCTGCCATTACTAAAGTTTTGGCAGAGAAGGGTTTAGCAGAGAAAAGAGATTTCTCGTCAATTGACAACGCTCCTGAAGAAAAAGAAAGAGGTATTACAATCAATACTTCTCACGTAGAATACGCTACTGCAAACCGCCACTACGCGCACGTTGACTGTCCAGGTCACGCTGACTATGTGAAAAACATGGTTACTGGTGCTGCTCAAATGGACGGTGCTATCATCGTAGTAGCTGCAACAGATGGTCCTATGCCACAAACTCGTGAGCACATCCTTTTGGCTCGCCAAGTAGGTGTACCTGCACTTGTTGTGTTCATGAACAAAGTGGATATGGTTGACGATCCTGAATTGCTTGACCTAGTAGAGATGGAAGTTCGCGAACTTTTGAGCTTCTACGAATATCCAGGTGATGACATTCCTGTAATCCGTGGCTCTGCTTTGGGTGGCTTGAATGGCGAACCAAAATGGGTTGAAACTATCGAAGAATTGATGGCAGCTGTAGATAGCTACATTCCAATTCCTCCACGTTTGACAGATTTCCCATTCTTGATGCCTGTTGAAGACGTGTTCTCTATCACTGGTCGTGGTACTGTAGCAACAGGTCGTATCGAACGTGGTATCATCAACTCAGGTGATCCTGTAGAGATCTTGGGTATGGGTGCTGAAAACCTTAAATCAACTGTTACGGGTGTGGAAATGTTCCGCAAAATCCTTGACAGAGGTGAAGCAGGTGACAACGTAGGTTTGTTGTTGCGTGGTATTGACAAAGACCAAATCCGTCGTGGTATGGTTATTTGTAAACCAGGTTCAGTAACTCCTCACGCTGAATTTAAGGCTGAAGTTTACGTTCTTTCTAAAGAAGAAGGTGGTCGTCATACGCCATTCTTCAACAAATACCGCCCTCAATTCTACATGCGTACAACAGACGTAACTGGCGAAATCCAATTGCCAGAAGGTATTGAGATGGTTATGCCTGGTGATAACATCACTATCACAGTGAAGTTGATCAACAAAGTAGCTATGGAAAAAGGTCTTCGTTTCGCTATCCGCGAAGGTGGTCGTACCGTAGGTGCTGGTCAGGTAACTGAAGTTCTTGACTAATCAGTCTCTGAAAAATAAATAGACAATGCGTCTCTAAAAAAAATATTTTGGAGACGCATTTGTTTGTAAAAAAATAATTGTATTTTTGCACTCCCTTTCACAAACGGGTGTAGTTCAAGGGTAGAATAGCGGTCTCCAAAACCGTTGATGGGAGTTCGAATCTCTCCACCCGTGCAAAAGACTTATAGTTTATAGAAAAGTTAATTCACGAATGTTATGAGCAAAGTTAGCACATTTATAACCGAATCAATCGAAGAAATGAAGACCAATGTTACTTGGCCTACATTCGCGGAGCTTCAAAAAAGTTCTGTGTTGGTGTTGGTAGCCTCGTTGATTTTCGCCTTGGTGATAGGTTCTGCCGACTTTGTGATTAAGTACGTGATGAACGTTGTTTATAATCTATAATCAATTTAAGACTTTTCGGCAATGAGTGAGTTAAAGTGGTATGTAGTGCGTGCAGTAGCAGGCCAAGAAAAGAAAGCGAAGTCTTATCTTGAAACGGAGATAATGCGTCAGAAGTTAGATGCTCTTGTGCCCCAAATACTAATTCCAACAGAAAAAGTATATGAGGTGCGCAACGGAAAGAAAAAAGTTCGTGAAAAGACGATGTATGCAGGTTACATTATTGTACAGGCAGATATTACAAACGGCGAAGTTTTTCATACGATAAAAAGCACACCTGGTGTTATCGGTTTCTTAAGTACCTCTGAGGGAGCTAACAAAGTGCCAGTGCCGCTTCGTCTGTCCGAAGTACAGCGTATGTTAGGACAAGTAGATGAAGCCAATCAGGCAGAAGAAAAAATGGAATCTCCATTTGTAGTAGGAGAAACAATCAAAGTAACAGACGGCGCATTCGCTGGTTTCTCTGGCACAATCGAGCAAGTTTTCGACGACCGCAAAAAATTGAGTGTTGTGGTAAAAATCTTTGGCCGCAATACCCCAATGGAGTTGAGCTACGTTCAAGTAGAAAAAGAACTTATCTAGCACATAATACTCACTGCAAACTAATAGCTTCCATATTAGTATTTGTGGCTGGAGTTGTGAATATATAACAAGAAGCAACAATGGCAAAAGAAATAAGTACCTATGTAAAGCTGCAAGTAAAAGGTGGTGCAGCAAACCCATCTCCGCCAATCGGCCCTGCGTTGGGTTCTAAAGGTGTGAATATCATGGAGTTCTGTAAGCAATTCAATGCCAGAACACAAGATAAACAAGGAATGGTTTTACCCGTATTGATTACGGTATATACTGATAAATCATTTGATTTTATCATCAAAACTCCTCCTGCTCCAATTTTGTTGATGGAAGCCGCTAAACTCAAAGGAGGTTCAGCAGAACCAAATCGTAAGAAAGTAGGCTCTGTTACTTGGGAACAAGTAAAAACAATTGCAGAAACTAAAATGCCTGACCTTAACGCCTTCAAACTTGAATCGGCAATGAGCATGGTAGCAGGTACTGCAAGAAGCATGGGTATCACAGTAACAGGTACACCTCCTTGGGAGAAATAGTTTTAATATTTTGAAGTCTGAGGTAAAATATCTCAATGTTCAAAAAAACAAAGCGTTAAAAAGATGGCTAAATTGACAAAAAAGCAAAAAGAAGCAGCCGCTAAACACGACCTTAAAAAAGAATATAGCCTTACTGATGCTGCAAACGTTGTGAAAGATATTTCTTTTACTAAGTTTGATTCGTCTGTAGATATTGATATTCGCTTAGGAGTTGACCCTCGTAAAGCAGACCAAATGGTTCGTGGCGTAGCTGCTCTCCCGCACGGTACTGGTAAAACAGTTCGTGTGTTGGTGTTGTGTACTCCTGACAAAGAACAGGAAGCTCGCGAAGCTGGTGCAGACCACGTGGGCTTAGATGATTATATTACTAAAATCGAAAAAGGTTGGACTGATATTGATGTAATCATCACTATGCCAACTGTAATGGCGAAAGTAGGTAAATTAGGTAGAGTGCTTGGACCTCGCGGTTTGATGCCAAACCCTAAATCGGGTACTGTTACCCTTGAGGTAGGTAAGGCTGTAAAAGAAGTGAAAGCTGGTAAAATAGATTTCAAAGTTGATAAAACAGGCATTATCCACACAAGCATCGGTAAAGTTTCTTTCTCTGCCGACCAATTGAGAGAAAATGCACAAGAAATTATCAACGTGATTGCTAAATTGAAGCCTGCTTCTGCTAAAGGAACATACTTCAAGTCAATACACTTGTCTAGCACAATGAGCTCAGGTGTAACCGTTGACAAAGGCACTATAAACGGCATATAACAATGACAAGAGAAGAAAAAGCAGTCATTATCAGTGAGCTAAGCGAAAAGTTCGCTTCTACTGAATACTTCTATATCACGGATGCTTCGGGTATGACCGTAGAGCAAGTGAACAAGTTCAGAAAACTTTGTTTTGACCGTGGCATAGAATACAAAGTTGTAAAAAACAGTCTGATTAAAAAGGCTTTGGAGGCAACTAACCAAGCTGGTTTGGACTATACAGATTTTAATAAAGTAGCTTTAAAAGGTTTCTCTGGTGTGTTGTTCACAAATGAGGCTGGCAACGCCCCTGCAAAGCTTTTGAAGGAATATTATAAAGGCGGTGTTTCTAAACCTGTTTTCAAAGGTGCTTCCGTAGATTCTACGCTTTTCTTTGGTGCCGACCAACTCGATGTTTTAGAAAATATCAAGTCTCGCCAAGAACTTATTGGAGATATTGTTACTATTCTTCAATCGCCTGCTAAGAATGTGGTTTCTGCCCTTCAAAGCGGTGGTGGCAAATTGGCTGGTATTCTTAAAACATTATCGGAAAGAGCCTAATTATTTCAATTTAATCAATTTCGTAAATTTTAAACTTACAATACAAAAATGGCAGATTTGAAAGCATTCGCAGAACAGTTAGTTAACTTGACTGTTAAAGAAGTAAATGAATTGGCAGCTATTCTTAAAGATGAATACGGTATCGAACCTGCTGCTGCTGCTCCTGTTATGGTAGCTGGTGGTGGTGCTGGTGATGCTGCTCCTGCTGAGAAAACTTCTTTCGATGTTATCTTGAAAAGCGCAGGTGCTAACAAATTAGCAGTAGTTAAATTGGTAAAAGACTTGACTGGCTTGGGCTTGAAAGAAGCTAAAGAACTAGTTGACTCTGCTCCAAAACCTTTGAAAGAAGGTGCTGCTAAAGACGAAGCAGACGCGTTGAAAAAACAATTAGAAGAAGCTGGTGCTGAAGTTGAAGTTAAGTAATTAACTACCAATAGAAGATAACCTCAATTCTATATCATTAACAGACTTGGTTGCAACTTTTTGTAACCAAGTCTTGTTACATTTGGGACATACCTATTTGGGGTCGACTGGATTTGACAGCTTGCGATAGGGGAATGTAAGCACGCGGGGAGTTGGAGTATTTCCCCTAAATAAAACTTTCAAAACAATAACTGGCGAAGAATCTTACGCCCTTGCTGCTTAATCTGGATAGATAGGCAAATGCAAGTGTCCCGCCGAAGCGCACGCTTTACCGCGTCGGATAAGGGGCATCGCAAAGTAGAGCTAATCTGTGTCAGCCGTGAGGCATAGGTGAAACCCAAACGGATAAGGAAGGTGCTTGCCAGTTGCCAGCGTACACTTTCCCGACAATCTAAAGGTAACTAAGCGTGTAGAAAGCAATCTTGCTTCCTTGACTGGACGAGGGTTCGAATCCCTCCGACTCCACAACCCAAAACAAAAAGTCCGCAGAACTCAATAGTTGTGCGGACTTTTTCGTTCTTAAAATAGCTTGCGGCTAAATTAAAAACAGCTCTGCGTTTGCATACCCACTACCTTTTTACGATTATTGTCCCACAAATATTGGCAATAGCTTTTTGTGTTTATTTAAGGCAAGCCAATATCTTTTTTTTACAAATACACTGCAAGCCAAACACAACCCAAATATTCTAAGAACCATGATGAAACTAATTGCTCGTTTTTATTTTTGGCTCACGGGCTGGAAAACTGGCCAACGCGTTCCGAAAGACCTCAAGAAAATGGTGCTAATTGCTGCGCCACATACTTCTAACTGGGATTTGCCTATCGCTTTGAGTGCGCTATACATTATGGACGTGCGCGTCAATTTCCTTATCAAAAAAGAATGGCTAAAACCGCCTATGGGCTGGCTCATCAAAGCACTTGGCGGCATTGGCGTGGACAGAAGCAAGCGTACTAACATGGTAGAAGCGATGGTACAAACCTTCAAAGAGGCCGAACGCATGATTATGATTATTCCGCCTGAAGGTACACGTGGTTATGTAAAAGAATGGAAATCAGGATTTTATCATGTGGCTCAACAGGCTGGAGTTCCCGTAATTATGGGCTATCTGGATTATAAAAAGAAAGTGGCTGGTGTAAGCGACCCTTTCTATACAACAGGCAACTACGAGGCAGATTTGAAACAAATACAGGATTTTTACAGAGGAATTACCCCAAAATATCCTGAACTCTCGTCGCTGTACGAACCAACCGAAGCCGTACAAAAATAACAAGTTGGGCAAGTATCTGCTTTGAGATACTTGTGTTTAGTTGAACTTAAAATTTTATTCAAATTGTTTATTTTCAGACATTTACCCAACGCCCTGACCAGTTGCAACTTATTTTGCGGTTGCGTGGCCATTGTGTTGGTGCTAAACGGAAATTTAGAGGCTGGGGCGTGGCTTACGCTCTTGGCGGCCATTTTTGATTTTGCCGATGGCATGGCGGCTCGTCTGCTCAAAAGCCATTCGGATATTGGCAAAGAACTGGATTCGCTGGCCGATTGTGTTACGTTTGGCGTGTTGCCAGGTACGATTTTGTATTCGCTTTTGCTCAAATCTACAGACGTAACGTGGTTGCCGTTTGCGGGCTTTATCATTAGTATTTTTTCGGCTTTGCGTTTGGCCAAATTCAATGTGGACACGCGCCAGACTAGTTCGTTTCTGGGTTTGCCTACGCCTGCCAACGCTTTGTTTATCAATTTTTTGCCCTTATTTTTGCTCCAAATGCCCGACTCGCTTATAGCACAATGGCTTGGCCAAGTGCCTGTGTTGCTTGCGATTACGGTCGTTTTTTCGGGACTTTTGGTTTCTGAAATTCCATTATTTTCGCTCAAATTCAAGAGCTTGGCATGGCAAGCCAACCGCGTAGCCTATGTATTTTTGCTGGGCGCGGTGGCTTTGGTGGCCGTTGGTGGTTATTTGGCTGTGCCAGCTGTGATTGTTTGGTATATAGTTTGGTCTGTAATTAGTGGCCTTATTCGGTGGTAAAATCAATTTAAAACTATTTTCTTATATGAAATTCGTAGCGCACATTGACGTAATGCCACAAAAAGAAATCCTTGACCCACAGGGCAAAGCCGTACAACTTGGTTTACACAATTTAGGGGTTCAGGCTGTTTCTGATGTAAGAATTGGCAAACACATTACTGTTGCTTTGGAGGCCGCCTCTGAGTCGGAAGCCAACGCACAGGTAGAGGAAGCCTGCCGCAAATTATTGGCTAATCTTATCATGGAAGATTATTCTTTCAGATTGGAGCAAGTATAATTTATTGATTTGATTTTCAATGGCTTGTTGCGTTTGGCGGCAAGCCATTGTGTTTGTTTGGGACTATTTTTATGAAGAAAAAAGGAGTAAATAATAGTTATTGGGGAAGTATTTTGGAAGGTCTTGGCACGTCTTGGCAAGGGCTCAAACTTTCGTTTCGACACTTGCGCGAAGCCAAAGAATCGCGCGAACCAATCGGCATAGAAAATCCTGCTTATTTTCAGCAAAAAACGGGCATTGTTACGCTACAATATCCTTTCCAACAAATTCCAGTTCCAGACAATGGCCGCTATCAGTTGCACAACGAAATGGACGATTGCATTGTTTGCGACAAATGCGTAAAAATTTGCCCCGTCAATTGCATTGAAATAGAGCCAATTAAGGCCGTGAGCGAAATCGGAAAAACGTCTGATGGCACAACCAAACGCCTTTACGCCGCGCGTTTTGATATAGACATGGCCAAATGTTGTTTTTGTGGTTTGTGTACGGTGGTTTGCCCGACCGAATGCCTGACCATGACCCCGAATTACGATGTAAGCGTGTTCGACCTCAAACAACTTAATCTTCCGTTTGCCACACTCACGCCCGACGAAGCCACTCAAAAGCGCGAAGAATACGACATTTTTCAGGCACAAAAAGCAGCCGCCAAAACTGCTGCTGCTCCTTCTAACACAGCAGCAAATACATCAGCCGAAACGCCTGCCGCTCCCGCAGATAAAAAACCGTTTAGGCCTGTTATTAAGAAAAAAACAGAACCAACACCCGAAGCCGTAACTCCTCCTACGGAAATCGTAAGCAATACGCCAACAGAAACAACATCTGAGCCAGCCGCGAAAAAACCATTCAAGCCAATAATTAAGCGCAAAACGGAAGAAACCGAGCCAGCCGCGAAAAAACCATTCAAGCCAATAATTAAGCGCAAAACGGAAGAAACCGAGCCAGCCAAAGCAGCAGAAAATATTTCGGAGGAAATAAAAACGGTAGCTGAAACGCCAGCTCCTGAATCAACGCCCGAAACTGCTCCACCTGCTGCCAAAAAGCCGTTTAAGCCGATTATGCGCCGCAAAACGGAAGAAACCGAGCCAGCCAAAGCAGCAGAAAATATTTCGGAGGAAATAAAAACGGTAGCTGAAACGCCAGCTCCTGAATCAACGCCCGAAACTGCTCCACCTGCTGCCAAAAAGCCGTTTAAGCCGATTATGCGCCGCAAA
This genomic window from Flexibacter flexilis DSM 6793 contains:
- a CDS encoding heavy-metal-associated domain-containing protein, whose amino-acid sequence is MDMLLKSLAAVLVFAYFGLSACEAQTKTQSLTFKVWGNCEMCQETIEKSLDVKGVKSASWNKDTKMLTVVFNNEKIQESKLHELIAASGYDTEKAKGSDDAYGKLPDCCQYTRKK
- the tuf gene encoding elongation factor Tu, which codes for MAKEQFDRSKPHVNIGTIGHVDHGKTTLTAAITKVLAEKGLAEKRDFSSIDNAPEEKERGITINTSHVEYATANRHYAHVDCPGHADYVKNMVTGAAQMDGAIIVVAATDGPMPQTREHILLARQVGVPALVVFMNKVDMVDDPELLDLVEMEVRELLSFYEYPGDDIPVIRGSALGGLNGEPKWVETIEELMAAVDSYIPIPPRLTDFPFLMPVEDVFSITGRGTVATGRIERGIINSGDPVEILGMGAENLKSTVTGVEMFRKILDRGEAGDNVGLLLRGIDKDQIRRGMVICKPGSVTPHAEFKAEVYVLSKEEGGRHTPFFNKYRPQFYMRTTDVTGEIQLPEGIEMVMPGDNITITVKLINKVAMEKGLRFAIREGGRTVGAGQVTEVLD
- the secE gene encoding preprotein translocase subunit SecE, which codes for MSKVSTFITESIEEMKTNVTWPTFAELQKSSVLVLVASLIFALVIGSADFVIKYVMNVVYNL
- the nusG gene encoding transcription termination/antitermination protein NusG, whose protein sequence is MSELKWYVVRAVAGQEKKAKSYLETEIMRQKLDALVPQILIPTEKVYEVRNGKKKVREKTMYAGYIIVQADITNGEVFHTIKSTPGVIGFLSTSEGANKVPVPLRLSEVQRMLGQVDEANQAEEKMESPFVVGETIKVTDGAFAGFSGTIEQVFDDRKKLSVVVKIFGRNTPMELSYVQVEKELI
- the rplK gene encoding 50S ribosomal protein L11, with translation MAKEISTYVKLQVKGGAANPSPPIGPALGSKGVNIMEFCKQFNARTQDKQGMVLPVLITVYTDKSFDFIIKTPPAPILLMEAAKLKGGSAEPNRKKVGSVTWEQVKTIAETKMPDLNAFKLESAMSMVAGTARSMGITVTGTPPWEK
- the rplA gene encoding 50S ribosomal protein L1, whose translation is MAKLTKKQKEAAAKHDLKKEYSLTDAANVVKDISFTKFDSSVDIDIRLGVDPRKADQMVRGVAALPHGTGKTVRVLVLCTPDKEQEAREAGADHVGLDDYITKIEKGWTDIDVIITMPTVMAKVGKLGRVLGPRGLMPNPKSGTVTLEVGKAVKEVKAGKIDFKVDKTGIIHTSIGKVSFSADQLRENAQEIINVIAKLKPASAKGTYFKSIHLSSTMSSGVTVDKGTINGI
- the rplJ gene encoding 50S ribosomal protein L10 codes for the protein MTREEKAVIISELSEKFASTEYFYITDASGMTVEQVNKFRKLCFDRGIEYKVVKNSLIKKALEATNQAGLDYTDFNKVALKGFSGVLFTNEAGNAPAKLLKEYYKGGVSKPVFKGASVDSTLFFGADQLDVLENIKSRQELIGDIVTILQSPAKNVVSALQSGGGKLAGILKTLSERA
- the rplL gene encoding 50S ribosomal protein L7/L12; protein product: MADLKAFAEQLVNLTVKEVNELAAILKDEYGIEPAAAAPVMVAGGGAGDAAPAEKTSFDVILKSAGANKLAVVKLVKDLTGLGLKEAKELVDSAPKPLKEGAAKDEADALKKQLEEAGAEVEVK
- a CDS encoding lysophospholipid acyltransferase family protein, with the protein product MMKLIARFYFWLTGWKTGQRVPKDLKKMVLIAAPHTSNWDLPIALSALYIMDVRVNFLIKKEWLKPPMGWLIKALGGIGVDRSKRTNMVEAMVQTFKEAERMIMIIPPEGTRGYVKEWKSGFYHVAQQAGVPVIMGYLDYKKKVAGVSDPFYTTGNYEADLKQIQDFYRGITPKYPELSSLYEPTEAVQK
- the pssA gene encoding CDP-diacylglycerol--serine O-phosphatidyltransferase; this encodes MFIFRHLPNALTSCNLFCGCVAIVLVLNGNLEAGAWLTLLAAIFDFADGMAARLLKSHSDIGKELDSLADCVTFGVLPGTILYSLLLKSTDVTWLPFAGFIISIFSALRLAKFNVDTRQTSSFLGLPTPANALFINFLPLFLLQMPDSLIAQWLGQVPVLLAITVVFSGLLVSEIPLFSLKFKSLAWQANRVAYVFLLGAVALVAVGGYLAVPAVIVWYIVWSVISGLIRW
- the purS gene encoding phosphoribosylformylglycinamidine synthase subunit PurS gives rise to the protein MKFVAHIDVMPQKEILDPQGKAVQLGLHNLGVQAVSDVRIGKHITVALEAASESEANAQVEEACRKLLANLIMEDYSFRLEQV
- a CDS encoding 4Fe-4S dicluster domain-containing protein, whose protein sequence is MKKKGVNNSYWGSILEGLGTSWQGLKLSFRHLREAKESREPIGIENPAYFQQKTGIVTLQYPFQQIPVPDNGRYQLHNEMDDCIVCDKCVKICPVNCIEIEPIKAVSEIGKTSDGTTKRLYAARFDIDMAKCCFCGLCTVVCPTECLTMTPNYDVSVFDLKQLNLPFATLTPDEATQKREEYDIFQAQKAAAKTAAAPSNTAANTSAETPAAPADKKPFRPVIKKKTEPTPEAVTPPTEIVSNTPTETTSEPAAKKPFKPIIKRKTEETEPAAKKPFKPIIKRKTEETEPAKAAENISEEIKTVAETPAPESTPETAPPAAKKPFKPIMRRKTEETEPAKAAENISEEIKTVAETPAPESTPETAPPAAKKPFKPIMRRKTEETEPAKAAENISEEIKTVAETPAPESTPETAPPAAKKPFKPIMRRPRPDDNSGENQVNE